A genomic region of Saccopteryx bilineata isolate mSacBil1 chromosome 1, mSacBil1_pri_phased_curated, whole genome shotgun sequence contains the following coding sequences:
- the LOC136320590 gene encoding olfactory receptor 51F1-like codes for MKILGNLTSILPTFLLTSIPGLESVHAWISLPFGFLYAIALSGNSMILFVIITQKNLHEPMYCFLSMLSATDLGLTISTMSTTLPIFWFNAREISLDNCIIQMFFLHGFTIMESGVLTVMAFDRYVAICDPLRYTIILTNSRIIQMGIIIITRAIVLIIPVLLLLKPLYFCRENILSHSYCYHPDVIKLACSDSQANSIYGLIAIILTTGVDILYIVLSYILIIYSVFSMDSLKERHKVFSTCVSHIGAVAIFYIPMISLSLVHRYGQSAPKMVHSMMANIYLLLPPVLNPIIYSIKTKHVRKAILRLLFTR; via the coding sequence ATGAAGATTTTAGGTAACTTGACATCTATACTTCCTACTTTCTTACTGACCAGCATACCTGGTCTGGAGTCTGTCCATGCCTGGATCTCCCTTCCCTTTGGCTTTCTTTATGCCATTGCTCTCTCTGGGAACAGCATGATCCTGTTTGTAATCATTACCCAGAAAAATCTCCATGAACCCATGTACTGTTTCCTCTCTATGCTGTCAGCTACTGACTTGGGCTTGACTATTTCTACAATGTCAACAACATTACCCATCTTCTGGTTTAATGCAAGAGAAATCAGTCTAGATAACTGCATTATCCAGATGTTTTTTCTTCATGGATTTACCATCATGGAATCTGGAGTGCTAACAGTTATGGCCTTTGACCGCTATGTGGCAATCTGTGACCCACTGAGGTACACTATCATTCTCACCAATTCTAGAATTATTCAGATGGGCATCATAATAATTACACGTGCTATAGTATTAATAATACCAGTACTCTTGCTCCTTAAGCCCCTCTATTTTTGTAGAGAAAACATCCtttctcactcttattgttaccatccagatgtgattaaattagcATGTTCAGATTCTCAAGCCAATAGCATTTATGGATTAATTGCTATCATCCTAACAACAGGAGTGGATATATTATACATTGTTCTGTCTTACATCTTGATCATTTACTCTGTGTTTAGTATGGACTCCCTCAAAGAACGGCACAAGGTATTCAGTACTTGTGTCTCTCACATTGGAGCAGTTGCTATTTTCTACATCCCCATGATAAGCTTGTCCTTGGTGCACCGCTATGGCCAATCAGCCCCCAAAATGGTCCATTCAATGATGGCCAATATATATCTACTTTTGCCACCTGTGCTCAATCCTATCATCTatagcataaaaacaaaacacgtTCGCAAGGCTATACTCAGGCTTCTTTTTACAAGATAA